The following are encoded together in the Fimbriiglobus ruber genome:
- a CDS encoding PSD1 and planctomycete cytochrome C domain-containing protein, whose product MKAIAAILAVVCVALSRAAGGEPAALAASPEKIAFFESKVRPLLLTQCIECHGESKQKGGLRLDSRAAWLKGGSSGPAILPGKPDESALIAAVRYQDKDLQMPPKKPMSPQEIEILAEWVRQGAIDPRKETTVVTIRTNANWEAEFHKRLDWWSLKPRQTAVVPGAASDSWNRDAVDRFIKAGLDTAKLKPAPPAEPEVLLRRLSFVLTGLPPTPALRERFLNEVRRDEAKAYEKLVDELLASPHFGETFARHWMDVVRYTDTYGYEWDNPAKGSHEYRDYLIRAFNQDLPYDQFVREQLAGDLLPQPRINAEFGLNESLIGPMFYHMGEHRHGSSLAFNGVHQEMVNNKIEAFSKAFLATTIACARCHDHKLEAVSQLDYYALGAVFMTPRWTSRVVDAPGKSDAAIHRLQALRGELRREMAKAWRTVGGKPDAWAANTWQKLLPGKDAKAPAIEEITYPLSRLAVPPGEIVAKWNSLAAEWRTARAERQKHNKGLTVLADFSTPALPAGWVTEGDGFRFGYVEDGTPLVALEGDAPLARLLPRGYHTHALSSKLPGALRMPPDHVVPGRQVSLKLAGGQFGGFLEMHENAFQGEEVVFLNNVQPQWRTIADKGHINGITRITYDFATSSLNPNFPPRTGIAPGLPNNDFGYDKRSWISVTGIVAHDGNGPLDTLDAFEGLYEGTAPKTPEDVQQRIAAWIIRTVLRWCDGTSHPGDQPLLDWLLANKLLPNSAPPGSEAAKLLAEYRRVEQTIAFARTVNGMDEREAAKAAYAFNVRGNVDAIGQMVSPDFLRMFAGRNEVAKSAGSGRLELANSLVQPDHPLTSRVYANRVWQWVMGTGIVATPDDFGHLGEKPSHPELLDYLAGEFVREGWYTKKLIRRLVLTQTFRQSGLVTEDGRTRDPGNRLRHHYPTRRLEAEAIRDSMLAVSGRLDPQLYGRPIFPPRAAEDAAKRLYAGPLDGNGRRSIYLQMSIMEPPKFLVGFNLPDLRLPTGHRDETNAPAQALILLNDPFVAEMARLWGRLLVKSPHASPEERVRSMFVVAFGRMPSETELKRWTSAVRDLASSDLMKDENAWTQLSHTMFNAKEFLYYR is encoded by the coding sequence GTGAAAGCGATTGCCGCGATTCTCGCCGTTGTTTGCGTGGCGCTTTCCCGCGCCGCGGGCGGTGAACCTGCGGCCCTCGCGGCGTCGCCGGAGAAGATCGCCTTCTTCGAATCCAAGGTGCGACCTCTCCTACTCACCCAGTGCATCGAGTGCCACGGCGAGAGTAAGCAGAAAGGTGGCCTCCGACTGGATAGTCGCGCGGCCTGGCTGAAAGGCGGCAGTTCCGGCCCCGCGATCCTGCCGGGGAAGCCCGACGAGAGCGCGCTGATTGCGGCCGTCCGCTACCAGGACAAAGATTTGCAGATGCCGCCGAAGAAGCCGATGTCGCCGCAGGAAATCGAAATCCTGGCAGAGTGGGTGCGGCAAGGAGCCATCGACCCGCGCAAGGAGACCACGGTTGTTACGATTCGCACCAACGCGAACTGGGAAGCGGAGTTCCATAAGCGGCTGGACTGGTGGAGTCTCAAGCCGCGTCAAACAGCCGTTGTGCCCGGGGCCGCTAGTGACTCGTGGAACCGAGACGCGGTCGATCGCTTCATCAAGGCCGGCCTCGATACCGCGAAACTGAAGCCGGCCCCGCCAGCCGAGCCGGAAGTGTTGTTACGCCGCCTGTCCTTTGTCCTCACCGGCTTGCCACCCACACCGGCCTTGCGTGAGCGTTTCCTGAACGAAGTCCGTCGGGACGAGGCGAAGGCTTACGAAAAGCTGGTCGACGAGCTGCTGGCGTCGCCGCACTTCGGGGAGACGTTCGCCCGGCACTGGATGGACGTGGTCCGGTACACCGACACCTACGGCTACGAGTGGGACAACCCGGCCAAGGGATCGCACGAATACCGCGACTACCTCATCCGGGCCTTCAACCAGGACTTGCCCTACGACCAGTTCGTGCGCGAACAACTCGCGGGCGATCTGCTGCCCCAGCCACGCATCAACGCCGAGTTCGGCCTCAACGAGAGTCTGATCGGCCCGATGTTTTATCACATGGGCGAACACCGCCACGGGAGCAGCCTCGCTTTCAACGGCGTCCACCAGGAGATGGTGAACAACAAGATCGAGGCCTTCTCGAAGGCGTTCCTCGCCACGACCATCGCCTGTGCCCGGTGCCACGACCACAAGCTGGAAGCCGTTTCCCAACTCGATTACTACGCCCTCGGGGCCGTCTTCATGACGCCCCGCTGGACGTCGCGCGTCGTCGACGCCCCCGGCAAGAGCGACGCCGCAATTCACCGCCTGCAGGCACTCCGTGGGGAGCTTCGCCGGGAGATGGCCAAGGCGTGGCGAACGGTGGGCGGGAAGCCGGACGCATGGGCCGCGAACACCTGGCAGAAGTTGCTCCCAGGCAAAGACGCCAAGGCACCGGCGATCGAGGAGATCACGTACCCCTTGAGTCGGCTAGCCGTGCCACCGGGCGAGATCGTTGCGAAATGGAACTCGCTGGCCGCGGAGTGGCGGACCGCGCGGGCCGAGCGCCAAAAACACAACAAGGGGCTCACGGTTCTCGCGGACTTTTCCACGCCAGCGCTGCCGGCCGGGTGGGTGACGGAAGGGGACGGCTTCCGCTTCGGGTACGTCGAGGACGGTACGCCGCTCGTCGCCCTGGAAGGTGACGCCCCCCTCGCCCGTCTGCTCCCACGCGGCTACCACACGCATGCCTTGTCGTCGAAGCTGCCGGGTGCGTTGCGGATGCCGCCGGACCACGTGGTGCCCGGGCGACAGGTCAGTTTGAAACTCGCGGGCGGACAGTTCGGCGGGTTTCTCGAAATGCACGAGAACGCCTTCCAGGGGGAGGAAGTCGTCTTTCTCAACAACGTGCAGCCCCAGTGGCGGACCATCGCGGACAAGGGTCACATCAACGGCATCACCCGCATTACCTACGACTTCGCGACCTCGTCGTTAAACCCCAACTTCCCGCCGCGGACCGGGATCGCACCGGGCCTGCCCAACAACGATTTCGGCTACGACAAGCGGAGTTGGATCAGCGTCACCGGCATCGTCGCTCACGACGGAAACGGCCCCCTCGACACACTCGACGCCTTCGAAGGTCTCTACGAAGGAACGGCCCCGAAGACGCCGGAGGACGTTCAGCAGCGGATCGCAGCCTGGATCATCCGGACCGTCCTTCGTTGGTGTGATGGGACGAGTCACCCGGGCGACCAGCCGTTGCTCGACTGGCTACTGGCGAACAAACTGCTCCCCAACTCTGCCCCGCCCGGGAGCGAAGCGGCAAAGTTGCTCGCCGAGTACCGCCGGGTCGAGCAGACGATCGCGTTCGCTCGCACTGTGAACGGCATGGACGAGCGGGAGGCAGCCAAGGCGGCTTACGCGTTCAACGTCCGCGGCAACGTGGACGCCATCGGGCAAATGGTCTCGCCCGACTTCCTGCGGATGTTCGCTGGCCGAAACGAGGTCGCAAAGAGTGCAGGCAGCGGGCGGCTCGAACTTGCGAACTCCCTCGTTCAGCCGGACCACCCGCTCACGTCGCGCGTTTACGCCAACCGCGTCTGGCAGTGGGTGATGGGGACGGGAATCGTCGCCACGCCGGACGATTTCGGCCACCTGGGCGAAAAGCCGTCGCACCCGGAGTTGCTGGATTACTTGGCCGGCGAGTTCGTCCGCGAGGGGTGGTACACGAAGAAGCTGATCCGCCGCCTCGTGTTAACGCAGACGTTCCGGCAGTCTGGGCTCGTCACCGAAGACGGCCGCACGCGCGACCCGGGCAACCGGCTCCGCCACCATTACCCCACCCGTCGCCTGGAAGCCGAGGCCATTCGGGACAGCATGCTGGCCGTATCGGGCCGCCTCGACCCGCAACTATACGGCCGGCCGATCTTCCCGCCCCGGGCGGCTGAGGACGCGGCCAAGCGTCTGTACGCCGGCCCGCTCGACGGGAACGGCCGGCGGTCGATCTACCTGCAAATGTCGATCATGGAGCCGCCCAAGTTCCTGGTCGGCTTTAACCTACCAGACCTACGGCTCCCCACCGGCCACCGCGACGAGACCAACGCGCCCGCCCAGGCGTTGATCCTGTTAAACGACCCCTTCGTCGCCGAGATGGCCCGGCTCTGGGGCCGGCTGTTGGTGAAGTCGCCGCACGCATCGCCGGAAGAACGGGTGCGGTCCATGTTCGTCGTGGCGTTCGGCCGGATGCCGTCAGAGACCGAGTTAAAGCGATGGACGTCGGCCGTCCGCGACCTGGCTTCTTCCGACTTGATGAAGGACGAAAACGCCTGGACTCAACTGAGCCACACGATGTTTAATGCGAAAGAGTTCCTGTACTACAGATAA
- a CDS encoding DUF1501 domain-containing protein, whose translation MSRNSQTWTCPGRVAADIGRRGFLQQASLGFGWLAFNGLFANQATAATHHAAKAKSIIFCFMDGGPSHVDTFDYKPMLKKHEGQKIGASAVSKRSQSSADRVWLGCPWEFKQRGRSGLWVSDLFPNLAKVADELCVLRSMVGELPLHGQSNLLLHTGRSLGQAPSFGSWVSYGLGTVNRNLPGYVVLNNDWVPNGGLENFGSSFLPASHQATMMRAKGVPVDNMTPRDTPAVQRRKLALLAEQDAVFATTASDARAIEGAVANYETAFRMQTAVPELADVSREPAAIRTLYGLDSKDEHQRYYATQALRARRLVEAGVRFIEITCPSFDGNNSPWDQHGMLKVNHEKNARVTEQSVAALITDLKQRGLLDQTIVLWAGEMGRTPHTPAVNANCGRDHHVNGFTLCVAGGGFKGGTAYGETDELGNAAVVHPLTVHDIHATLLHQLGIDHTKLTFRHGGRDYRLTDVHGEVIKPILA comes from the coding sequence ATGAGCCGCAATAGCCAAACATGGACATGCCCCGGCCGCGTTGCCGCGGACATCGGCCGACGCGGCTTTCTCCAACAGGCGTCCCTGGGGTTCGGTTGGCTTGCATTCAACGGCTTGTTTGCGAACCAGGCTACCGCGGCGACCCACCACGCCGCCAAAGCGAAGAGCATTATTTTCTGCTTTATGGACGGCGGCCCGAGCCACGTCGACACGTTCGACTACAAGCCGATGCTCAAAAAGCACGAAGGGCAGAAGATCGGTGCCAGCGCGGTGTCCAAGCGGTCGCAGTCGTCGGCCGACCGCGTTTGGTTGGGCTGCCCATGGGAATTCAAGCAGCGCGGCCGGAGCGGGCTCTGGGTGAGCGACTTGTTCCCGAATCTAGCGAAAGTTGCCGACGAGTTGTGCGTCCTCCGCTCGATGGTCGGCGAACTGCCGCTCCACGGGCAGTCGAACTTGCTCCTCCACACCGGCCGCAGCCTGGGCCAGGCCCCGAGCTTCGGTTCGTGGGTCTCTTATGGCCTGGGGACGGTGAACCGCAACCTACCCGGCTACGTCGTGTTGAACAACGACTGGGTGCCGAACGGCGGGCTGGAGAACTTCGGCAGCTCCTTCCTCCCGGCCAGCCATCAGGCGACGATGATGCGGGCCAAGGGGGTGCCTGTAGACAACATGACGCCGCGGGACACCCCGGCTGTCCAGCGCCGCAAACTGGCCCTGCTGGCCGAACAGGACGCCGTCTTCGCGACGACCGCGTCGGACGCCCGGGCGATCGAGGGGGCGGTCGCGAACTACGAGACCGCCTTTCGTATGCAGACCGCGGTGCCGGAACTCGCGGACGTGAGCCGCGAACCGGCGGCCATCCGGACCTTATACGGCCTCGACTCGAAGGACGAACACCAGCGCTACTACGCCACCCAGGCCCTCCGCGCCCGTCGGCTTGTGGAAGCGGGCGTCCGGTTCATCGAGATCACCTGCCCGAGCTTCGACGGCAACAACTCGCCGTGGGACCAGCACGGTATGCTGAAGGTGAACCACGAAAAAAACGCCCGCGTCACCGAGCAGTCCGTGGCCGCCCTGATCACCGACTTGAAACAGCGGGGTCTGCTCGACCAGACGATCGTCCTCTGGGCCGGCGAGATGGGCCGGACGCCGCACACGCCTGCCGTGAACGCCAACTGCGGGCGGGACCACCACGTCAACGGCTTCACGCTGTGCGTAGCCGGCGGCGGCTTCAAGGGCGGCACCGCCTACGGGGAGACCGACGAGCTCGGCAACGCCGCGGTCGTCCACCCGCTGACCGTCCACGACATCCATGCCACGCTGCTACACCAGCTTGGCATCGACCACACCAAGTTAACCTTCCGCCACGGCGGACGGGACTACCGCCTCACCGATGTCCACGGCGAGGTCATCAAGCCCATCCTGGCGTGA
- a CDS encoding DUF1501 domain-containing protein, translating into MTFDPTIAATLTRRRLLQFGAGGYLGLNLGGLWRAQAARATGAAEPIKACILVFLYGGPSHIDTFDPKPDAPAEVRGEFKSVPTSAPGVRICEHLPQLARLMHKAAIVRSMHHAAHLHDSGSIHMLTGRPLDGPDRELFAPQPQHFPSYGSAVAAFRPGSPCDVPFASLPFVFHNVVPTPCQGSGILGAPFDPLLIDVDPAKREYRVDVLSPKDGLDHLRLEARRELLLKLRDGRPAGSLDPFYEKAVRLLDSETVRKALDINREPPKVRDRYGYGAGDVGYGHMMRGQNYLLARRLVEAGVPFVNIYDYQQQGQNWDAHAKCTEQHKNHLLPPLDRGLSALIEDLDERGLLDSTLIVVTGEFGRTPKINNTGGRDHWPECSSILLVGGGVTGGAVYGASDRLGAFPAANPVTPGDLAATIFSRFGIDPATEIRDQAKRPYSLATGEPLVRLFSRGA; encoded by the coding sequence GTGACATTCGATCCGACGATAGCCGCCACACTGACCCGTCGGCGCCTCCTGCAATTCGGCGCCGGCGGTTACCTCGGCCTGAACCTCGGCGGGTTGTGGCGCGCCCAGGCCGCGCGCGCCACGGGAGCGGCCGAGCCGATCAAGGCCTGCATTTTGGTCTTCCTGTACGGCGGGCCGAGCCACATCGACACGTTCGACCCGAAGCCGGACGCACCGGCCGAGGTGCGCGGCGAGTTCAAATCGGTTCCCACGTCCGCGCCCGGGGTACGGATCTGCGAACACCTGCCCCAACTCGCCAGGCTGATGCACAAGGCCGCCATCGTTCGCAGCATGCACCACGCGGCTCACCTGCACGACTCCGGCTCGATCCACATGCTCACCGGCCGCCCCCTAGACGGCCCCGACCGCGAGCTGTTCGCCCCGCAACCGCAGCACTTCCCCAGCTACGGCAGCGCCGTCGCCGCCTTCCGGCCGGGCTCACCGTGCGACGTTCCGTTCGCGTCTCTTCCGTTCGTCTTCCACAACGTCGTGCCGACCCCGTGCCAGGGTAGCGGCATTCTCGGAGCCCCGTTCGACCCGCTGCTGATCGACGTCGACCCGGCCAAACGCGAGTACCGCGTCGACGTCCTCAGCCCGAAAGACGGCCTGGACCACCTCCGACTTGAAGCTCGCCGCGAACTCCTCCTCAAGCTCCGCGACGGCCGGCCGGCCGGTTCCCTCGATCCCTTCTACGAAAAGGCCGTGCGGCTGTTGGATTCCGAGACCGTCCGCAAGGCGCTCGACATCAATCGGGAACCGCCGAAGGTCCGCGACCGCTACGGGTACGGCGCGGGCGACGTCGGGTACGGGCACATGATGCGCGGCCAGAATTACTTGTTGGCGCGGCGGCTCGTGGAAGCCGGCGTACCATTCGTGAACATTTACGACTACCAGCAACAGGGCCAGAACTGGGACGCCCACGCGAAATGTACCGAACAGCACAAGAACCACTTGCTGCCTCCACTCGACCGGGGACTCTCCGCCTTAATCGAGGATCTCGACGAACGCGGGCTCCTCGACTCCACCCTGATCGTTGTGACCGGCGAATTCGGGCGGACGCCGAAAATTAACAACACGGGCGGTCGCGACCACTGGCCGGAATGTTCGAGTATCCTGTTGGTCGGCGGCGGTGTGACGGGTGGTGCAGTTTACGGCGCGAGCGACCGACTCGGCGCTTTCCCGGCGGCCAACCCGGTCACGCCCGGCGACCTCGCGGCCACAATTTTTTCGCGCTTCGGGATCGACCCCGCCACCGAGATCCGCGACCAAGCCAAGCGGCCGTACTCGCTCGCAACCGGGGAGCCGCTCGTCAGATTGTTCTCGCGGGGGGCGTGA
- a CDS encoding RNA polymerase sigma factor translates to MNGNNDFASLLDGIRRGEAAAAEELIRRYLPHVRAAVRRRLSQDLRLRFDSQDFAQDVWLSFFRSAVDRLDLPDEGALVAYLSQMARLKVAEEYRHQTTQKVGLTRDTPLAATGELMTREPTPSAFAVAADQWEQLTARLPDRERGILRMLRDGHTHGEVAAAFGLSEKTIQRLVQRLHIR, encoded by the coding sequence ATGAACGGGAATAACGACTTTGCTTCATTGCTGGACGGTATCCGCCGGGGTGAGGCGGCGGCCGCGGAAGAATTGATCCGCCGCTACCTGCCGCACGTCCGGGCGGCCGTCCGGCGGAGACTCTCGCAAGATCTCCGGCTCCGGTTCGACTCGCAAGACTTCGCCCAGGACGTCTGGCTGTCGTTCTTCCGGTCCGCGGTCGACCGCCTGGATTTGCCGGACGAGGGCGCGCTGGTCGCGTACCTGTCGCAAATGGCCCGGCTCAAGGTGGCCGAGGAGTACCGCCACCAGACGACCCAGAAGGTCGGACTGACGCGCGACACGCCGCTGGCCGCGACCGGCGAATTGATGACCCGGGAACCGACGCCGAGTGCCTTCGCCGTCGCGGCCGACCAGTGGGAGCAACTCACGGCCCGGCTGCCGGACCGCGAACGCGGGATTCTGCGGATGCTCCGCGACGGCCACACCCACGGGGAAGTGGCCGCCGCCTTCGGTCTCTCGGAAAAAACGATCCAACGGCTGGTCCAACGGCTTCACATTCGATGA
- a CDS encoding ISKra4 family transposase has translation MTCPHCHESARCKGFQSRQLVSLFGPLEYARHYDLCRHCHHGTSPLDGILGLRAHDLTPAADDVVCLSGLEDSFATGAETLLRRLAGLRVSESTVQRATEAAGERLAEAQHAGQTFGPSTPWAWHKDADGKTVGYVSVDATGVGQQGPRGAKAEGRMAYIGMIDNPVPEERPRWANPTAAKRPEWKARYVSQVRSLAELAEPLRRQASHVDLDGADRWVALSDGGTGLEDFLRANFPRVEAVILDFYHVAEYVAKLSRVLHPGDADADTHWREATCEELKTSGGRVVLDTLRSLDVTGRGGAESVRAEVMTYFTNQAHRMDYPHDLAQGWQIGSGPVESACKTVIGERMKGGGMRWGEDGADAMSHLRALFCSSDNQWAAFWSKN, from the coding sequence ATGACGTGCCCGCACTGCCACGAATCGGCCCGGTGCAAGGGATTCCAGTCCCGTCAATTGGTCAGCCTGTTCGGTCCGCTCGAGTACGCCCGGCACTACGACTTGTGCCGGCACTGTCACCACGGCACGTCGCCCCTGGACGGGATACTGGGATTACGGGCTCACGATCTGACCCCGGCCGCCGACGACGTGGTTTGCCTGTCCGGTCTGGAGGACAGTTTCGCCACCGGGGCCGAAACGCTACTTCGGCGGTTGGCCGGTCTGCGGGTGAGTGAGTCGACGGTTCAGCGGGCGACCGAGGCCGCCGGCGAGCGGTTGGCCGAAGCCCAACATGCGGGCCAGACGTTCGGCCCGTCGACCCCGTGGGCGTGGCACAAGGATGCCGACGGGAAGACGGTGGGTTACGTGTCGGTCGACGCCACGGGCGTCGGGCAACAAGGTCCCCGCGGGGCCAAAGCCGAAGGGCGAATGGCGTACATCGGGATGATTGACAACCCGGTCCCCGAGGAACGCCCGCGGTGGGCGAATCCGACGGCGGCCAAGCGGCCGGAGTGGAAGGCCCGGTACGTGTCCCAGGTGCGATCGCTCGCGGAGTTAGCCGAGCCGTTGCGGCGGCAAGCGTCCCACGTGGATCTGGACGGGGCCGACCGGTGGGTTGCGTTGTCGGACGGGGGGACCGGGTTGGAGGACTTCCTGCGGGCGAATTTCCCCCGCGTCGAAGCCGTCATCCTGGACTTCTACCACGTGGCCGAATACGTCGCCAAACTGTCCCGGGTCCTGCATCCGGGGGACGCGGATGCGGACACGCATTGGCGGGAGGCGACGTGCGAGGAACTCAAGACGTCGGGCGGCCGGGTCGTACTCGACACGCTCCGGTCGTTGGACGTCACCGGTCGCGGGGGAGCGGAGAGTGTTCGCGCGGAGGTCATGACGTACTTCACGAATCAGGCGCATCGGATGGATTACCCGCACGACTTGGCCCAGGGCTGGCAGATTGGCAGTGGTCCTGTCGAGAGCGCGTGCAAGACGGTGATCGGGGAGCGGATGAAGGGCGGGGGAATGCGCTGGGGCGAAGATGGGGCCGATGCCATGAGTCACTTGCGGGCGCTGTTTTGTAGCTCGGATAACCAGTGGGCGGCGTTTTGGTCCAAGAATTAG
- a CDS encoding endonuclease domain-containing protein produces the protein MTEFFNRTSEKAKRQELRNNMPPVEVILWSRLKGRQLLECKFRRQYSVGAFVIDFYSPEIKLGIELDGDSHFREGGPECDRERQEYIESFGIKIIRFLNPEVYDNLDGVLEVIAREITGRRAGRTPCPPSKGGRRYEHRWHQTVDRSRSELATFLREAERNREHWIRFAKACEMESRRAGNITRENKWGTQYSAPPRCSRVR, from the coding sequence ATGACCGAGTTCTTCAACCGCACATCCGAAAAGGCGAAACGCCAGGAACTGCGCAACAACATGCCACCCGTGGAAGTCATCCTCTGGTCGAGGCTGAAGGGGCGTCAGTTGCTGGAGTGCAAGTTTCGGCGGCAGTACAGCGTCGGCGCGTTCGTGATCGATTTCTACTCCCCTGAGATCAAACTCGGAATCGAATTGGACGGCGACAGCCATTTTCGGGAAGGTGGTCCTGAATGTGACCGGGAGCGCCAAGAGTACATCGAATCGTTCGGAATTAAGATCATCCGGTTCCTCAACCCGGAGGTCTACGACAACCTTGACGGAGTGCTGGAGGTGATTGCACGAGAGATTACTGGGAGGCGGGCCGGGAGAACCCCCTGCCCCCCTTCGAAAGGTGGGAGAAGATATGAGCACCGTTGGCATCAAACCGTGGATCGAAGTCGCAGCGAATTGGCCACGTTCCTGCGCGAGGCGGAGCGGAACCGGGAGCATTGGATACGTTTCGCAAAAGCGTGTGAAATGGAATCGCGCCGGGCGGGAAATATCACCAGGGAGAACAAATGGGGAACGCAATACTCCGCTCCCCCAAGATGCTCGCGTGTACGGTAA
- the priA gene encoding replication restart helicase PriA, whose amino-acid sequence MNGTPPAPQSDLPVLEAPPAIFADIVFDRPLDHAYTYAVPDTLRDRIGVGKRVEAPFGQGNKGTIGYCIRVSDAAPARQVKDLTRVLDDEVMLDDHLLKLTRWMADYYLCGWGQVLHAVVPAGARENAGTKAVTFVEPIPKDQLPNPLPSVTPKQKQALDRLKKEGRPMELNQLARIVGSGPSPINGLVGKGLVRKYSERVDRFAGEEPAEGDQPADGAAPEDAKPAAGLVLNADQQRAWDTINAALGVGGYHAFLLHGVTGSGKTEIYLRAIEEVVKQGKEAIVLVPEISLTPQTIQRFKGRCSGVAVLHSHLTDAERGGYWRRIAAGYAQVVVGARSAVFAPTRKLGLIVIDEEHENSFKQESTPRYHGRDVAVMRARLADVPIVLGSATPSLESWHNAEKGAYTVLDLPSRVENRPLPLVKLVDLRHEPKTRGKHFAIGPTLDTAIRNALKAGGQVMLLLNRRGYSTHVHCPACGHVAQCQHCDLSLTFHRTKAALVCHYCGWETLPLVQCPACGQSAIRYQGLGTEKLQSEIEEKFPDRVVQRMDSDTMSKPGSHQRVLDAFRDGLIHILLGTQMIAKGLDFPNVTLVGVINADVGLHLPDFRAAERTFQILAQVAGRAGRGDKGGTVMVQTFTPEHPCISLAGKHDFVKFAALELGHRRQHGYPPYHRLARLIVRSEKEDAAAKFADQLAGAFREAVHRAGRAARPAPLLPTDGTPPAPVVRVLGPAECPVFKLNDYYRFHFQLQSENSGQLHEVLREVLAVAKPPYGVEFQVDVDPYSML is encoded by the coding sequence ATGAACGGTACGCCTCCCGCCCCCCAATCCGACCTGCCCGTTTTGGAAGCGCCGCCCGCGATTTTTGCGGACATCGTCTTCGACCGCCCGCTCGACCACGCTTACACTTACGCGGTCCCGGACACCCTGCGCGACCGCATTGGCGTCGGCAAGCGGGTCGAGGCGCCGTTCGGGCAGGGGAACAAGGGGACAATCGGGTACTGCATCCGGGTCTCGGACGCGGCCCCGGCGCGGCAGGTCAAAGACCTCACCCGCGTCCTCGACGACGAGGTGATGCTCGACGATCATCTTCTCAAACTGACCCGTTGGATGGCGGACTATTACCTCTGCGGCTGGGGCCAGGTACTCCACGCCGTCGTCCCGGCCGGCGCCCGCGAAAACGCCGGGACCAAAGCCGTCACGTTCGTGGAGCCGATACCCAAGGACCAGCTCCCAAACCCTTTGCCCAGCGTCACCCCGAAACAGAAACAGGCTCTTGACCGGCTGAAAAAAGAAGGCCGGCCGATGGAACTGAACCAACTCGCCCGGATCGTCGGTAGCGGTCCGTCGCCGATCAACGGGCTGGTCGGTAAGGGACTCGTCCGCAAGTACTCGGAGCGCGTCGACCGATTCGCGGGCGAGGAACCGGCCGAAGGTGATCAGCCCGCAGACGGTGCGGCCCCCGAAGACGCGAAGCCTGCCGCGGGACTCGTCCTCAATGCGGACCAGCAGCGGGCGTGGGACACGATCAACGCGGCCCTCGGCGTCGGCGGGTATCACGCGTTCCTCCTCCACGGCGTCACCGGGAGCGGGAAAACCGAGATTTACCTGCGGGCGATCGAAGAGGTGGTGAAGCAAGGGAAGGAGGCGATCGTCCTCGTCCCGGAAATCTCCCTCACGCCGCAAACCATCCAGCGATTCAAGGGGCGGTGTAGTGGTGTCGCGGTGCTGCACAGCCACCTGACCGACGCCGAGCGTGGCGGGTACTGGCGGCGGATCGCGGCCGGGTACGCACAAGTCGTCGTCGGCGCCCGGAGTGCGGTCTTCGCGCCGACCCGGAAGCTCGGCCTCATCGTGATCGACGAGGAACACGAGAACAGTTTTAAACAGGAATCGACTCCCCGCTACCACGGCCGGGATGTGGCCGTCATGCGGGCCCGCCTCGCGGACGTGCCGATCGTCCTCGGTTCGGCCACGCCGTCGCTCGAAAGCTGGCACAACGCGGAGAAAGGGGCGTACACCGTCCTCGACCTGCCGAGCCGCGTCGAGAATCGGCCGCTCCCGCTCGTCAAACTCGTCGACCTACGGCACGAGCCAAAGACCCGCGGCAAGCACTTCGCCATCGGCCCGACGCTGGACACGGCCATCCGCAACGCACTCAAGGCCGGCGGCCAGGTGATGTTGTTGCTCAACCGCCGCGGGTACAGCACGCACGTCCACTGCCCCGCGTGCGGGCACGTCGCCCAGTGCCAACACTGCGACCTGTCGCTGACGTTCCACCGGACCAAGGCGGCCCTCGTCTGCCACTACTGCGGGTGGGAAACACTCCCGCTCGTCCAGTGTCCGGCGTGCGGCCAGTCGGCCATTCGCTATCAGGGGTTAGGCACCGAAAAGCTCCAGTCCGAGATCGAGGAGAAGTTCCCGGACAGGGTCGTGCAGCGGATGGACTCGGACACGATGTCCAAGCCCGGCAGCCACCAGCGGGTACTCGACGCTTTCCGCGACGGCCTGATTCACATCCTGCTCGGCACGCAGATGATCGCGAAGGGGCTCGACTTCCCGAACGTCACGCTCGTCGGCGTCATCAACGCGGACGTGGGGTTGCACCTGCCGGACTTCCGGGCGGCCGAGCGGACATTCCAGATCCTGGCCCAGGTTGCCGGGCGGGCCGGCCGCGGGGACAAGGGCGGCACCGTGATGGTCCAGACCTTCACGCCCGAACACCCCTGCATCAGCCTGGCGGGGAAGCACGACTTCGTAAAGTTCGCCGCGCTGGAACTGGGCCACCGCCGGCAGCACGGATACCCGCCCTACCACCGACTCGCCCGGCTAATCGTGCGGAGCGAGAAGGAAGACGCCGCGGCCAAGTTCGCCGACCAACTCGCCGGGGCATTCCGCGAAGCCGTTCACCGCGCCGGCCGGGCAGCCCGCCCCGCGCCGCTGTTACCGACGGACGGAACGCCGCCCGCCCCGGTGGTGCGCGTCCTCGGCCCGGCCGAGTGCCCGGTCTTCAAGCTGAACGACTACTACCGGTTCCACTTCCAGCTCCAGTCCGAGAACAGCGGCCAACTCCACGAAGTGCTGCGGGAAGTCCTCGCGGTCGCCAAACCGCCCTACGGGGTCGAATTCCAGGTCGATGTCGATCCGTACAGCATGTTGTGA